In Myxocyprinus asiaticus isolate MX2 ecotype Aquarium Trade chromosome 3, UBuf_Myxa_2, whole genome shotgun sequence, the following proteins share a genomic window:
- the LOC127420171 gene encoding pikachurin-like has protein sequence MFMRFKSTSKDGLLLWRGESPMRANSDYLSLGLKGGALIFSYNLGNGAANVVVNGTFNDGRWHRVKAVRDGQFGKLTVDDYGAKTARSPGKMRQLNINRDLYIGGMKEIALHTNRQYMRGLVGCISHFTLATDYHLSLVGDAADGKNINTCTN, from the exons ATGTTTATGCGTTTTAAGAGCACGTCCAAAGATGGTCTTTTACTATGGCGAGGGGAAAGTCCAATGAGAGCCAATAGTGACTATCTGTCTTTGGGCCTTAAAGGTGGAGCGCTCATTTTCAG TTATAATCTTGGCAATGGAGCTGCCAATGTGGTAGTAAATGGAACCTTTAATGACGGCAGGTGGCACAGAGTAAAAGCCGTCAG GGATGGACAGTTTGGTAAACTCACCGTTGATGATTATGGAGCTAAAACAGCCAGATCTCCAGGGAAAATGAGACAGTTAAACATCAACAGAGACCTTTACATTG GTGGGATGAAGGAGATCGCGCTGCACACAAACAGGCAGTACATGCGTGGTTTAGTGGGATGCATTTCACATTTCACTCTTGCCACTGACTATCATCTGTCTCTGGTGGGTGATGCAGCTGACGGCAAAAATATCAACACCTGCACCAACTGA